The genomic window TGACGAGCGTTTTGTTTTTACTAATTTAGAAGTTTACAAAAAACTTGAAGAACAAGACAAAAGTATCGCAATGATGCTGGCACATTATGCGAGCTATGAGTGGGTAATTTCGATGAATGCTCATGTTGATTTTAGTGCTTTTGCCATTTACAAAAAAATTAAAAACCCCTATTTTGACCAATTAGTTAGAGATATTCGTTCTAAATTCAAAGCTTCATTAATCACAACGAAAGAATCAATCCCAACTATTATTAGAAACAACAGAGCAAAAAAAATGTCTATTTACGGCTTTGCTAGCGATCAGTCTCCGAGAGCAAATTCAGCACATCATCATCAAAATTTTATGGGAATTCATGTCCCAGTTCATACAGGAGCTGAAATGCTTTCTAAAAAATTTAATATGAATGTTGTATTCTTGAAAGTAAAAAAAGTAAAACGTGGTTTTTATGAAGCTAGTTTTGAAATACTTTCTGAAAATGCAGCAGCAGTTCCTAATTATGAAATCACTGATAAATTTATAAAATTGGTGGAACAACAAATACACGAAGCTCCAGAATATTATCTATGGACTCACAAACGATGGAAACACATGAACTAGTCAGCAAATTCCAGTAATCAGTTGACAGTTAAAACTTAAACCAATCTTTAGTATAAATTCACAAACAATATACTAATCAATCTAACTGATTCATTTTTATGGATTTTTAATGTCCTTTATCTATAAAAGAGCTGTTTTTTTTATTTTTTTTGAAGTAAAATATTTTTTTATTGCTTCATAAAAAAAGCCATGACAAAACAAGAATATATCGATAAACAACATTCAACTTGCAATTTAAAGAGTATTTTTTCCTTTAAACGATTTTTACTTATTTACTTACAAATAGTTAATAGTTTTGTATTCAAATCAAAATGAATTATTTTATGAGCACCAAAAACATATTTAACTCTGCCTATAGACAAGAATATTTTGAAGGATATGCTTTTGGATTGAATCCTACACCCGAAGTGATTTGCAAAAAAAGCAGCAAAGCTTTTACAGATGGATTTGATTCAGGACGAATGGATTATGAAGAAATGAATGGTAATATCAAGGATGGCATTCCTCCAAAGATAGTAACCAACAAAATTTTGGAAGAGTTCCTATTGTCAGGATTATTGGGTTTAAGTATTGACACTGACGATTATACACCACACCAATTGAATGTAATTGCCAAATGGTATCAAAGTGGTGTCGAAAAATATGACCCCAATCAAAGTATTTATCTTTTTGAAATTCTGGAAGAAAACGGAATTTTATTGAGTTGATTTCATATAAAAAAACCTCGTTTCAATGGAACGAGGTTTTTTTTTCGGCAAAAATTATTAATCGTGAACTAAATCAGCCAATAATTTTTTCTCTCCTACAATCCACAAAATATCATCTTTTTCAAGAATAACAGATGATTCTGGATTTAAGGTTCGTTTTCCTCTTTTTTCGATTCCTACTATCAATCCTTTTGTTTTTTCTCGCAATTTAGATTCTAAAATACTTTTGCCATGAAAAACATGATTCTTAAGCTCAATTTGACGTAAAACAATTTCTGGATCATTAACCTCTGGAGAAACATCTATTTCATGTTGATCTAAATATTTATTAAACTTCTGTACTTGTTCGTCAGTACCAATAACACAAACTTCATCTCCTGGAAAGATTCGTTCATTAGCTTGAGGGATATGAATGGTAATTTCTCCCCTCTTGATAGATACAATATTTACTCCTAACAACTCTCTTAACCGCAGGTTCTTCAAAGTTTTTCCAGCAATATTAGATTCCGCAGCAATGTCAAAAACAGCCATGTGTCCGTCCCAAGGTGTTAAATCACTTCGACTTCTTTTAGCTCTATCTAACTCTCTACCATTCAAATTAGCTAAAAAATGATTTTCGATTTTGTGATACTGAATGTGTAATTTCTTTTGAAAAATCAAATAAATTACAACGGCTACAATCAAGGCAATTAATGCTATTATTGGAGAGAAAAAAGTATTTAATAATAATCCAATAAAAAATATAGACAAGACGATGCGTACAAAAAATAACATAGTCAAAGGACCTCGAGACTTTCTATCTAACATTAATTGTTCGACTTCGGCTGTAGCTACTCGTCGAAACGCAAGCGCCCACAAAAAAGGAGCAATTATACTCAATGTAATCAAGGCTCCCATGGCATTACCAAAATGATAATCATCAACCAACGGCAAAATATATTTAGAAGAAAGCAATATTATTCCTAAAATAATTACCACAAGTGCCACCACTTGAATCAAATAAGCATTAATAACTGTTTGCCACAAACTCACCGTACGTATGGCTTGAGTACTAGCCGAATAACGTTCAATTCTTTTGGTCAATTTACGAGGTAAATTGTGTGCTAAATATTCCGAAAAAGGCAACGAATATTTAATCATAAAAGGAGTAGTAAACACCGTTACTGCCGAAACCGCTACTACAATTGGATACAAAAAAGTATTAGTAGCTTTTAATGTCACTCCCAAAGTGGCTATAATAAAAGAAAATTCACCTATTTGTGACAAACTCATTCCTGTTCGTATCGAATCCTTCAATGGCTGACCTGATAATATTGCTCCAAAAGTAGAACTAATCGATTGCCCGAAAATAGTAACAAACGAGAGGATAAGAACTGGAATAGCGTGCTCATATAGTGCTTCGGGAGCAATTAACATTCCGACAGAAACAAAAAAGACTGCTCCAAATAAATCTTTTACTGGTTTTACTAAATGTTCGATATGTTCTGCCTGCGTGGTTTCTGCAATGATAGAACCCATTATAAAAGCTCCGAGAGCTGGCGAAAAACCAACATTAGCTGCCAAGCTAACCATGGTCAAACATAAGGCCAATGAAATAATGAGTAACATTTCATCTGTCAATAAATGTTTGGTTTTTTTGAGCACTGTCGGAATAATGAAAATACCTCCCAAGAACCAAATGACAAGAAAAAACACGAGTTTTAAAACCGACATCACTAATTCGGTTCCAGAAAACTGATTACTTACCGCAACCGTTGACAACAAAACCATCATCAAAATCGCCAAAATATCTTGTACAATTAGGGAACCAATAACGATTCCTGCAAATTTTTGAGTTTTGACACCTAATTCTTCAAAGGACTTTAATATTATGGTGGTTGAAGATATAGAAAGAATTACGCCCAAAAAGATACTATCCATTTTTGACCAATCCATCCATTGACCAACACCATAACCCAAAACACACATACTGACAATTTGAACTCCTGCAGTAACCGAAGCTGTTCCTCCTACTTTCATCAATTTTTTGAAACTGAATTCGAGTCCTAAACTAAACAATAAGAAAATAACGCCAATTTCTGCCCAAACTTCTACACTCTTCATTTCTTTAACAGAAGGAAAAAAGTCAAAATGGTTTCCTGCCAAAAAACCAGCAATTAAATAACCTAAAACTAAAGGCTGCTTTAATTTTTTAAAGATTAAAACGGCAATTCCCGCAGTCATAAGAATCAATCCTAAATCGCTAATTAATGGTTCTAAATGATGTGCAACATCTGTAGCTTTTTCTATTGGATTCATAGGGCTTGTACTTGTATTTTTCTGTTTTCTTTGTATTTTGGTAAGATACAAAAAAACTTTATTTGAATAGTTAAACTTTGTTAAAAAGCTTTATTAACGGTCTATTTTGAATAAAAAAATCCCCTTGAAAAGATATTTTAAGTCTTTTTAAAAGGGAATTATAAATAATTTTAAGTTTTTATTATTGGAACTTATTCAAGTCAGATACAGTGTAAAATCTCAACTTATTGCGTTTGACATATTGGCAAACATACTCTAATGTTTTATTTTCCGTTTGATAATCTCCCGTTACCTCATTCACCGTTTTATGACTATTCAGAATCAGAATTTTGTTGTGCTTTTTGGCAAAATCCAACAATTTTAAAAGATGTGGAATATTAAAGTCATTGTGAGTATCATCAATACTAAAGCTGAATATTAAATTTGAATGATTGAAATAACAACCTTGTTTATCAGCCACTTCTTCGTTAAATGCTCTTCCTCGGACTACTTTAAATTTTTTCAATAAAGCGGCATCCAGTTTTTGAGTTCTTCCGCCATAAGGATAGGCAAATGAACTAACTTTTAAACCATAAAAGTGCATCAAATGCAACATCGGATTGATTTCATCCTTCATGTATTCATTAATGGTATGAACACGGGTATAATCGGCAGCATTTAAGTGATTCAATCCGTGACCGCCTATTTCGTGGCCTTCATTTTGCAACTCAAGAAGTTTCTTAATTTGATAATGCTTCAAATTATGTATTCTGCAAACAAAAAAAGTGCCTTTCCAACCATACTTTTTTAATTGCTGATTCGTTGCAAACCATTCATTTATATATGCGTCGTCAAAGGATAAAATGACTCCTGCAATCTTGGGTTTTGCTTTTGATTTCGGTATTGGCTGCTCTTTTTCGCAAGAAATGAAAACAAAAAAAGTACAAAGCAATAGGATTTTTAGAATAGAAATCTTCATAATTGCTTTGTACTTTTAAAAGAGTTTGGTTTTATTAAATTCCCAAGAAATTACTTGGCGTGATTTGCATTAATTCGGTTTTAATTTCAGCTGAAACTTCCAAAGTTCCAATAAATTCGTGAATCGAATCCTTGGTTATTGCTTCATTAGTTCTAGTCAAGCCTTTTAAGGCTTCGTAAGGATTTGGATAAGCTTCACGACGCAAAATAGTTTGAATAGCTTCGGCTACAACAGCCCAATTTTTCTCTAAATCTTCGGCAAATTTTGATTCGTTCAACAATAGTTTGTTCAATCCTTTTAAAGTAGCTTCGAATGCGATTAAAGTATGTCCGATTGGTACGCCAATGTTTCTCAAAACCGTACTGTCGGTCAAATCACGTTGCAATCTTGAAACAGGTAATTTAGCCGAAAGATGTTCGAAAATAGCATTGGCTATTCCTAAATTCCCTTCTGAATTTTCAAAATCAATTGGGTTTACTTTGTGTGGCATTGCCGATGAGCCAATTTCTCCTGCTTTGATTTTTTGTTTGAAATATTCCATCGAAACATACGTCCAAATATCTCTGTCTAAATCAATTATGATAGTATTGATTCTTTTCAACGCATCAAAAAAGGCAGCAAAATGATCGTAATGTTCAATTTGGGTAGTTGGAAAAGAGTGATGCAAACCTAAATTTTCCTGTACAAATTGAGTACCAAATTGCTTCCAGTCAATTTGTGGATAAGCCACGTGATGGGCGTTATAATTTCCTGTTGCTCCACCAAATTTGGCTGCAAACGGAATGTTGAACAACAAACGCATTTGCTCTTCTAATCGCTCCACAAAAACACCAATTTCTTTACCTAAACGGGTTGGCGAAGCGGGTTGTCCGTGTGTTTTGGCAAGCATTGGAATAGACTTCCATTCAACACTTAATTCTTTTAATTTTGAAGTCAAAGCAATTAAGGATGGCATATATACTTTTTCGAAAGCTTCTTTTGTCGAAAGCGGAATTGCAGTATTATTTATATCCTGTGAAGTTAAACCAAAATGGATGAATTCTTTATATTGTGATAATCCTAATTTTTCGAAAGCGTCTTTGATGAAATATTCCACGGCTTTTACATCGTGGTTCGTCACTTTTTCAGTTTCTTTTATCCAAAGTGCATCTTCGGTAGAAAAATTTCTGTAAATGTCACGCAAACTTTCGAAAACATTCGGGTTTACGTCTTTTAGTTGTGGTAAAGGAATTTCGCAAAGCGTAATAAAATATTCAATTTCAACTAATACACGGTATTTGATTAATGCTTCTTCAGAGAAATATTTTGAAAGTGAACTGGTTTTGCTTCTGTATCTTCCATCGATTGGCGATACTGCGTTTAATTCGTTTAAGGTTGTCATTGTTAGCTGTTTTTAAGAAAGCGCAAAGATATAGATTTCAGATTTTAGATTTCAGATTTCAGATTTAAAAATTGCAATTGATTTTTGAAATTGTTATTTCAGTTTTTCAAGGTCTTTTCGAACCGTTTTCATTCCTTCTGAACCTGTTTTAGCAATAATTTTAATATCATTTGGCAAGTCATAAATTGCTGCCGGTTTTGGATCGATATAATAAACAGGAATATTAGGATCAGCAAAATTCATCAAGCTTGCAGCAGGATAAACTTGGAGCGAAGTCCCAATTATAATCAGAATATCCGCTTTTTGCACAATGTTTACTGCTTCTTCCAAGGCTGGAACTTCTTCGCCAAACCAAACAATGTGTGGTCGTAATTGATGTCCATTATCATCAACATCGGTGGAATTTAAATCGGTTTCCCAGTCCAGAATGTAATTTTTGTTTTTGGTACTTCTTACTTTTAACAATTCGCCGTGAAGGTGCAAAACTTTTGTGCTTCCCGCTCTTTCGTGTAAATTATCTACGTTTTGAGTAATAATATGCACCTCGAAATCATTTTCTAATTCCGCCAAGATTCGATGTCCAAGATTGGGTTGTACTTCGTGTAATTGTTTGCGTCTTTGGTTGTAAAAATCAAGCACTAATTCAGGATTTTTATTCCAACCTTCAGGCGTTGCCACATCCATTACATTATGACCTTCCCAAAGTCCATCGGCATCACGAAAGGTTTTGATTCCGCTTTCGGCACTGATTCCTGCTCCGGTCAAGACGACTAATTTCTTTTTCATATTTAAAATGCTTTTACCGCAGATTCGCAGATTATTAAAAAATAATTCAAAAAAAATCTGCGAATCTGCGGTTAATTTTTTGTTTTAATCTGAATTTTAATTCGAAATAAAACTACTCCTTTTTACTATTTTTACCAAAAATAATTCCATAATATGATTGATTTAGACTATCTCGCTTTTCTCGAAAACATTCTGACCGACAATAGAAAATCCAAGTTTCTGAAAGTATTAGAAAACCGTACCAAACATTTTACAGTAGTTGTAGAGGATGTTTTTCAAATGCACAATGCCAGTGCGGTAATGCGTAGTTGTGAGGTTTTTGGAATTCAGGAACTGAATGTCATTGAACAACGTTATGGTAAAAGTATCGACAAGGAAATTGCGATGGGGGCACAAAAATGGGTTGATATTAATAAATTCGATAATGTGACTAATTGTTTGGATACACTGAAAAATCAAGGCTACCAAATTATTGCAACCACACCACACGAGAATGATTGTCTTTTAGATGATTTTGATATTTCTAAACCCAGTGCTTTGTTTTTCGGAACAGAAAGAGATGGATTATCAGAGGAAATTATGCAAAATGCAGATGGTTTCCTTAAAATTCCGATGGTGGGTTTTACGGAAAGTTTAAATATCTCGGTTTCCGCAGCAATTATTATTCAAAATCTCACCAATAGATTAAGGCAATCTGATGTGAATTGGCATTTAACTGAAACTGAAATTTTAGAAAAACGATTGGCTTGGGCAAGGAGTTCTATAAAAGATATTAAGCGAATTGAGCAAAGGTATTTTTCTGAAAACGCCTAAAAAGCAAAAAACTCATTCCTTTTACAGAATGAGTTTTTTTTTTTATAAATTCAAATTTGATTTTTACAAAATATAATCGGTATTGATAAAATTCGATTCTTTGCTATTCAATAATTCCTGCAAAATAGCATTGTTATAATCATTGTCTTTCGAAGCTACAAAAGTTCTGATTGAGAACGAACGCAAAGCATCAAAAATACTCAATGTTCCCACAGCCGAATCTTTACGCCCTGTGAAAGGATATAAATCTGGTCCTCTTTGACAAGAACTGTTCAAGTTTACTCTACAAACTAAATTCACTAAAGCATCAATAAGCGGTGCAATGGTTTTGATATTTTGTCCAAACAAACTCACTTGTTGTCCGTAATTAGACTCTGCCATATCATTCAATGGTTCCTGAATATCTTTGAAAGTCATAATAGGGACAATTGGTCCAAATTGCTCTTCGTGATACAAACGCATTTCTTTGTTTATAGGGAACATCACTGGAGGAAAAATATAATTTTCTGAAAGTTCTCCTCCTTTTGCATTGATGATTTTGGCTCCTTTGCTAGTAGCATCGTCAATCAATTCTTGAATATAAGCTGGTTTGTCTTTCTCTGGTAATGGCGTAAGCGAAACGGATTTATCCCAAGGATTTCCAAAAACAAGTGCATCTACTTTTGCAGAAAATCTTTTGTTGAATTCTTCCGCAATTGATTCGTGAACGTATAATAATTTCAAAGCAGTACAACGTTGTCCATTAAAAGACAAAGTTCCCACGATACATTCGTTGATAGCCAAATCTAAATCGGCATCTGGTAAAATAATTGCTGGATTTTTTGCTTCTAAACCTAAAACCAAACGCAATCTGTTTTTGTTTGGATGTTGATCTTGCAAAGCTATTGCTGATTTACTGTTTCCAATCAAAGCTAGAACATCCACTTTTCCAGATTTCATTATAGGCGAAGCCACTTCACGACCTCTTCCGTAGATTACATTAATAGCTCCTTTTGGAAAACTGTTTTGAAAAGCTTCTAATAAAGGAGAAATCAATAAAACACCGTGCTTTGCTGGCTTGAAAATCACAGGATTTCCCATTATCAATGCTGGAATAAGCAAAGAGAAGGTTTCATTCAAAGGATAATTATAAGGTCCCAGACACAAAACAACTCCAAGTGGTCCACGACGAATCATTGCATTTACGCCTTGGCTTTTTTTGAAATGAGCACTACTTCTATCCAATTGTTTGTAATGTTCGATGGTATCATAAATATATTCTACCGTTCTGTCGAATTCTTTTTCTGAATCGCCTAATGATTTTCCGATTTCCCACATCAAAAGTTTAACAACTTCTGTTCTTGTGGTTTTCATTTGTGCAACGAATTTCTCCATGCACTTGATGCGATCCGCTACTTTCATTGTTGGCCACAAACCTTGACCATTATTATAAGCAGACGAAGCTGATTCTAAAACTTCTAATGCCTCTTTTTCTCCCATAGCTGGAATACTTCCTAACAAAGTAGGTTCGTATTTTTCTGTAGAAGATATTGTAGAAAAAACAGGTGTTATTTGACCTGTCCATTTTTTTAATTCTCCATCAACTAAATAAGTGTCTTGAACTAGTATTGAGTCAATTTGAAATTCTTTTGGTATTGTATTCATTATAATTGTGTTGTGCTTTCTTTTCGAAAGCGTGAATAAAAATGAAGATTTCACTTCATATTTAGGTTAGACTATTCTACTTCTCCATTCCATTCTAAAAATCCACCTAATAAGTTATAGGCGTTTTCAAAACCAAGTTCGTTCATTACCTCACAAGCCTTGGCACTTCTAGCACCAGAGCGGCAATACACATAATAATTTTTCGATTTATCTAAAGCTTCCAATTTATCTATAAAAGCTTGACCTTCATAAATATCGATATTGATAGCATTAGGAATCATCCCTTCGTTAACCTCTGCTTCGGTTCTTACATCCAGAATTACTGAATTATCGTCGGCTTCAAATTGAGAAACCCAATCTTCTTGTGTTAAGTTCATAGTATTGTTTTTGGTAAAATTACAAAGTTTTTACCTAAAAGTAAGTGTGCTTATTGTTAATTAGATAATTATTCCAAGAAAACGTTTTCGGACAAACATAAAACAAGTCAAATTACGAATTTATCAAATAAACTGTAAAAAAATACATTAAAACACATCCTGTACTATCTTTATCTACCTTATATTCACATTTACTCTAAAAACTCATCTTACAGAATCGAAACAAATCACACCAAAAACAAACCTACAAACCAATCATTTGAACCAAAAAAATATTTCTTAACTAAAATTTAACAATACATTTGTATATACAAATAAAAAACATACTACATTTGTACCAACATATAACATATATACAAATATGAAAATTGAAGAAGTAATAAAATCAACCGTTCCTCTGGATAATTCAAAAAAAATTATTCTGAACGTTTTGTATACTCAAAATGTTATTACTGATAATTTTAATGAAATCCTAAAACCTTACGACATATCAGGAGAGCAATACAATGTGCTACGGATATTAAGAGGTCAAAAAGGTTGCCCTGCCAATATGTGTGTGATTCAGGAACGAATGCTAGCCAAGACAAGTAATACCACTCGATTAGTGGATAAATTATTGCTAAAAGAACTAGTAACCCGAGAAGTATGCCCAGAAAACAGACGTAAAATTGAAGTTAAAATTACACAAAAAGGTTTAGATGTTTTGAAAGACCTTGATCCAAAAGTAAATGCTCACGAACAATATTTCTCAAATAATTTAGATTCTGATGAAGTAATTGAATTGAATAGACTGTTAGAAAAATATAGAAATCACAATTAAAAAATAAATACAAACATAATATGAGTACTTTTTTAGAAAATCAAAATTGGAGATACGCTACAAAAAAATTTGATGCAACCAAAAAAATTAGACCCGAAGATTTTAACACTTTGAAAGAAGCTATCCGTTTGAGTTCTTCTTCTTATGGATTACAACCTTACAAAATATTAATCATCGAAAGCCCAGAATTAAGAGCCAAAATTCAACCTGCTGCTTGGGGACAAACTCAAATTGTTGATGCTTCACACTTAATCGTTTTTGCCAACAGAACCACTATCGACGAAGCTGAAGTAGATGCTTATTTCGACAACATCAGCAACACAAGAGAAATCCCATTAGAAGCATTGGCAGGATACCAAGGTTTTATGAAAGGAAAAATCAATGAATTATCAGCAGATGCTCAAAATATTTGGAACTCTAAACAAACTTATTTGGCACTTGGAAATTTACTAAACGCTGCAGCTGAATTGAAAATCGATGTGACTCCAATGGAAGGTTTCTCGCCTGCTGCTGTAAACGAAATATTAGGCCTAGATGCTTTAGGTTTAAATGCTAGTTTAATTGCAACTGTTGGATACCGTAGCGAAGAAGATGATACCCAACATTACGCAAAAGTTAGAAAATCAAACGAAGAATTATTTATCACACTTTAATTATATACAAACAATCAAAATTTAAACACAATGAAAAATTTAAAATCAATTGCATTAGCATTCGTAGCATTCGCTACCATTTCAGTAACAGCTCAAACAAAGAAAATTGACGCAAAAACAAGTACTATCGAATGGGTAGGAAAAAAAGTAACAGGACAACACAATGGAACTGTTAACTTCAAAGACGGTTATGTAGTTTTCAAATCAAAAAAATTAGTTGGTGGAACATTTACTGTAAACATGACTTCATTAACAGCAACTGATCTTACTGGAGAATACAAAGACAAATTAGACGGTCACTTAAAAGCAGATGACTTTTTTGGAACAGCTAAATACCCAACAGCTACTTTAGTAATCAAAAAAATCGGAGCTAAATCAACAAATGTTTACACTGCTACTGCTGATTTAACTATCAAAGGAATCACTAAACCTGTAACTTTTGATTTGACTGTTGCTGGCAACACCGCAACAACAACATTCAATGTAAACAGAACAGTTTACGATATTAAATACGGTTCAAAATCATTCTTCGAAAGCATTGGAGACAAAGCAATTTCTGACGAATTCGAATTGAAAGTGACTTTGAAATTCTAATTTTAGAATATAAAATAGTAGCAAACCCTGATAAGAAATTGTCAGGGTTTCTTATTTCAAATAAAATCAAAAAAAATAGTGTTTTTTATTCAATACTATTTGAATAATCAAATTTGATTTATATATTTGTCAAATGAAAACGATTTTAAACAATACTTGGTGGTGGAACAATTTACGTCAATCGTCGTGAACAAAGCACCTATAGTATAAACTATAAATATAAAAGGCTTGTCATCACGACAAGCCTTTTTCTATTTCAAAAATACTGGAGCTAAAACTCTCCATTAAATAATAAAACAAAATGAAAACATTTACTTTAAATACTCATTACAAGCAAATCCTTGCCGACACCATTACTCCGGTAAGCGTATATTTTAAAATTCGTGACAAATTCCCAAACAGCCTTCTTTTGGAAAGTAGCGATTATCATGGTAACGACAACAGTTTCTCTTACATCTGTTGCAACCCGATTGCTTCTATTAAAATCGAAAATGAAACTATTTTCAAAAACTTTCCTGACGGAACTACAGAAACGATTTCGATAGATTCAAAAACAGATATTCCACAAGTAATTCAGGAATTTTCAGGACAGTTCAATTCCGAGAAAAACGATTTCAAATT from Flavobacterium eburneipallidum includes these protein-coding regions:
- a CDS encoding lysophospholipid acyltransferase family protein; the protein is MRFIIYYLTYPLLWCISMLPFSLLYLFSDFVYLIVYYIIGYRKKTVRENLALALPHLSSKERLKIEKKSFRHLCDMFLEMIKTMTISKKEIDERFVFTNLEVYKKLEEQDKSIAMMLAHYASYEWVISMNAHVDFSAFAIYKKIKNPYFDQLVRDIRSKFKASLITTKESIPTIIRNNRAKKMSIYGFASDQSPRANSAHHHQNFMGIHVPVHTGAEMLSKKFNMNVVFLKVKKVKRGFYEASFEILSENAAAVPNYEITDKFIKLVEQQIHEAPEYYLWTHKRWKHMN
- a CDS encoding cation:proton antiporter translates to MNPIEKATDVAHHLEPLISDLGLILMTAGIAVLIFKKLKQPLVLGYLIAGFLAGNHFDFFPSVKEMKSVEVWAEIGVIFLLFSLGLEFSFKKLMKVGGTASVTAGVQIVSMCVLGYGVGQWMDWSKMDSIFLGVILSISSTTIILKSFEELGVKTQKFAGIVIGSLIVQDILAILMMVLLSTVAVSNQFSGTELVMSVLKLVFFLVIWFLGGIFIIPTVLKKTKHLLTDEMLLIISLALCLTMVSLAANVGFSPALGAFIMGSIIAETTQAEHIEHLVKPVKDLFGAVFFVSVGMLIAPEALYEHAIPVLILSFVTIFGQSISSTFGAILSGQPLKDSIRTGMSLSQIGEFSFIIATLGVTLKATNTFLYPIVVAVSAVTVFTTPFMIKYSLPFSEYLAHNLPRKLTKRIERYSASTQAIRTVSLWQTVINAYLIQVVALVVIILGIILLSSKYILPLVDDYHFGNAMGALITLSIIAPFLWALAFRRVATAEVEQLMLDRKSRGPLTMLFFVRIVLSIFFIGLLLNTFFSPIIALIALIVAVVIYLIFQKKLHIQYHKIENHFLANLNGRELDRAKRSRSDLTPWDGHMAVFDIAAESNIAGKTLKNLRLRELLGVNIVSIKRGEITIHIPQANERIFPGDEVCVIGTDEQVQKFNKYLDQHEIDVSPEVNDPEIVLRQIELKNHVFHGKSILESKLREKTKGLIVGIEKRGKRTLNPESSVILEKDDILWIVGEKKLLADLVHD
- a CDS encoding polysaccharide deacetylase family protein, producing MKISILKILLLCTFFVFISCEKEQPIPKSKAKPKIAGVILSFDDAYINEWFATNQQLKKYGWKGTFFVCRIHNLKHYQIKKLLELQNEGHEIGGHGLNHLNAADYTRVHTINEYMKDEINPMLHLMHFYGLKVSSFAYPYGGRTQKLDAALLKKFKVVRGRAFNEEVADKQGCYFNHSNLIFSFSIDDTHNDFNIPHLLKLLDFAKKHNKILILNSHKTVNEVTGDYQTENKTLEYVCQYVKRNKLRFYTVSDLNKFQ
- the purB gene encoding adenylosuccinate lyase — its product is MTTLNELNAVSPIDGRYRSKTSSLSKYFSEEALIKYRVLVEIEYFITLCEIPLPQLKDVNPNVFESLRDIYRNFSTEDALWIKETEKVTNHDVKAVEYFIKDAFEKLGLSQYKEFIHFGLTSQDINNTAIPLSTKEAFEKVYMPSLIALTSKLKELSVEWKSIPMLAKTHGQPASPTRLGKEIGVFVERLEEQMRLLFNIPFAAKFGGATGNYNAHHVAYPQIDWKQFGTQFVQENLGLHHSFPTTQIEHYDHFAAFFDALKRINTIIIDLDRDIWTYVSMEYFKQKIKAGEIGSSAMPHKVNPIDFENSEGNLGIANAIFEHLSAKLPVSRLQRDLTDSTVLRNIGVPIGHTLIAFEATLKGLNKLLLNESKFAEDLEKNWAVVAEAIQTILRREAYPNPYEALKGLTRTNEAITKDSIHEFIGTLEVSAEIKTELMQITPSNFLGI
- a CDS encoding SIR2 family NAD-dependent protein deacylase → MKKKLVVLTGAGISAESGIKTFRDADGLWEGHNVMDVATPEGWNKNPELVLDFYNQRRKQLHEVQPNLGHRILAELENDFEVHIITQNVDNLHERAGSTKVLHLHGELLKVRSTKNKNYILDWETDLNSTDVDDNGHQLRPHIVWFGEEVPALEEAVNIVQKADILIIIGTSLQVYPAASLMNFADPNIPVYYIDPKPAAIYDLPNDIKIIAKTGSEGMKTVRKDLEKLK
- a CDS encoding TrmH family RNA methyltransferase; amino-acid sequence: MIDLDYLAFLENILTDNRKSKFLKVLENRTKHFTVVVEDVFQMHNASAVMRSCEVFGIQELNVIEQRYGKSIDKEIAMGAQKWVDINKFDNVTNCLDTLKNQGYQIIATTPHENDCLLDDFDISKPSALFFGTERDGLSEEIMQNADGFLKIPMVGFTESLNISVSAAIIIQNLTNRLRQSDVNWHLTETEILEKRLAWARSSIKDIKRIEQRYFSENA
- a CDS encoding NADP-dependent glyceraldehyde-3-phosphate dehydrogenase, which encodes MNTIPKEFQIDSILVQDTYLVDGELKKWTGQITPVFSTISSTEKYEPTLLGSIPAMGEKEALEVLESASSAYNNGQGLWPTMKVADRIKCMEKFVAQMKTTRTEVVKLLMWEIGKSLGDSEKEFDRTVEYIYDTIEHYKQLDRSSAHFKKSQGVNAMIRRGPLGVVLCLGPYNYPLNETFSLLIPALIMGNPVIFKPAKHGVLLISPLLEAFQNSFPKGAINVIYGRGREVASPIMKSGKVDVLALIGNSKSAIALQDQHPNKNRLRLVLGLEAKNPAIILPDADLDLAINECIVGTLSFNGQRCTALKLLYVHESIAEEFNKRFSAKVDALVFGNPWDKSVSLTPLPEKDKPAYIQELIDDATSKGAKIINAKGGELSENYIFPPVMFPINKEMRLYHEEQFGPIVPIMTFKDIQEPLNDMAESNYGQQVSLFGQNIKTIAPLIDALVNLVCRVNLNSSCQRGPDLYPFTGRKDSAVGTLSIFDALRSFSIRTFVASKDNDYNNAILQELLNSKESNFINTDYIL
- a CDS encoding rhodanese-like domain-containing protein; this encodes MNLTQEDWVSQFEADDNSVILDVRTEAEVNEGMIPNAINIDIYEGQAFIDKLEALDKSKNYYVYCRSGARSAKACEVMNELGFENAYNLLGGFLEWNGEVE
- a CDS encoding MarR family winged helix-turn-helix transcriptional regulator; this encodes MKIEEVIKSTVPLDNSKKIILNVLYTQNVITDNFNEILKPYDISGEQYNVLRILRGQKGCPANMCVIQERMLAKTSNTTRLVDKLLLKELVTREVCPENRRKIEVKITQKGLDVLKDLDPKVNAHEQYFSNNLDSDEVIELNRLLEKYRNHN